The Malus sylvestris chromosome 12, drMalSylv7.2, whole genome shotgun sequence genome contains a region encoding:
- the LOC126593950 gene encoding two-component response regulator ORR25-like — translation MMGSQGGSECSKTSPSDKQNEDGSESGENYGNGGSSKPKNNGGSSSNSTVEEGDQKKVSVRPYVRSKMPRLRWTPDLHLRFIHAMERLGGQDRATPKLVLQLMNIKGLSIAHVKSHLQMYRSKKINDAGQVLPDRQGHLGECGDKNIYNLSQLPMLQGYKLYNRRHTTSFRYGSYGDANSWNAFENPRFSRSSTGFQGNWSTSSTSNNAYNYLTSCSFGDHPQSSWITRTLKEDCQLYNIRESLKPGELITSFNTNHGPFQDFDTVTKNLVQDQLKTLKRKASDCHDLDLDLSLRLTSRKNDEDHTHEVDSSLSLCLYSPPTSSKLRSLKE, via the exons ATGATGGGGAGCCAGGGAGGCTCTGAGTGCTCAAAGACAAGTCCCTCGGATAAACAAAATGAGGATGGAAGCGAAAGCGGGGAGAATTACGGCAATGGAGGAAGTAGTAAGCCGAAAAACAACGGAGGAAGCTCAAGCAACAGCACAGTTGAAGAAGGTGATCAAAAGAAGGTATCAGTTAGACCTTATGTTAGATCCAAGATGCCTAGGCTCCGATGGACACCGGATCTTCATCTTCGTTTCATCCACGCCATGGAGAGGCTTGGTGGTCAAGATA GAGCTACACCAAAGTTGGTTCTTCAGCTGATGAACATTAAGGGACTAAGTATTGCACATGTCAAGAGCCATTTACAG ATGTATAGAAGCAAGAAGATCAACGACGCAGGCCAAG TACTACCGGATCGTCAAGGCCATCTTGGTGAATGTGgagataaaaatatttataaccTCAGCCAACTCCCCATGCTTCAAGGATATAAGTTATATAACCGACGCCACACTACCAGCTTCAG ATATGGATCATACGGCGATGCGAATTCTTGGAATGCGTTTGAAAATCCAAGGTTTTCGAGAAGTAGCACTGGCTTTCAAGGCAACTGGAGCACTAGTAGTACTAGTAATAATGCTTACAATTATCTGACAAGTTGTTCATTTGGTGATCATCCACAATCGTCCTGGATTACTCGTACGCTGAAAGAAGATTGCCAACTCTATAATATCCGTGAGTCCTTGAAACCAGGGGAACTCATCACAAGTTTCAACACCAACCATGGCCCTTTTCAAGATTTCGACACTGTAACCAAGaatctagtacaagatcagttGAAGACGTTGAAACGAAAGGCTTCGGATTGCCACGATCTTGATTTGGATCTGTCTCTCAGGCTAACATCAAGGAAGAATGATGAGGACCATACTCATGAAGTTGATAGTAGTCTGTCACTGTGTTTGTACTCACCACCCACGTCCTCAAAGCTCAGAAGTTTGAAGGAATGA